The genomic segment GGGGCTGGATAAGCCGCTGTATGAGCAATATATCAATTATGTGGTCAATTTATTGCATGGCGACTTAGGGGTATCCATCAATACCAAAATCCCTATCTGGGATGAGTTTGTACCTCGTTTTATGGCGACGTTTGAACTGGGTTTTTGTGCGATGCTATTTGCTATCGCCGTGGGTATCCCGGTTGGCGTACTGGCCGCGGTAAAACGCGGATCGATATTTGATCATGTCTCTGTCAGCCTGGCATTAACCGGCTATTCCATGCCTATTTTCTGGTGGGGAATGATGCTGATTATGCTGGTTTCGGTACACTTTAATCTGACGCCGGTTTCCGGGCGTATCAGTGACTTTATTTTTCTTGATGATAGTAAACCGTTAACCGGCCTGATGCTGGTAGATACCTTGCTATATGGGGAGCACGGTGACTTCTGGGATGCGGTTCACCATATTATTCTGCCTGCGCTGGTGCTGGGCACGATTCCTTTAGCAGTCATTGTGCGTATGACTCGTTCGTCAATGTTGGAAGTGCTGGGGGAAGACTATATTCGTACCGCACGAGCCAAAGGGCTGAGTCGTATTCGGGTGATTGTGGTTCATGCGCTGCGTAATGCGCTGTTGCCGGTAATAACCATTATTGGATTACAGATAGGTACGCTGTTGGCCGGTGCAATTTTAACTGAAACTATCTTCTCCTGGCCAGGGCTGGGACGTTGGTTAATCGATGGTTTACAGCGTCGGGACTACCCGGTAGTACAAGGTGGCGTGTTACTGATCGCCATTATGATTATTCTGGTTAACCTGCTGGTAGATATTCTCTACGGCGTGGTGAACCCACGTATTCGGCATAGAAAATAGGAGGCGCATCATGAGTGAAGTAACCGTATCTGCGCCAAAACCAATGACGCCGCTGCAGGAATTCTGGCACTACTTTCGTCGCAATAAAGGCGCAGTAGTAGGGATGATTTATATCATCATCATGTTAATTATTGCCGTTGGGGCTCAGTGGTTAGCGCCATATTCACCGGCAGAGCAGTTCCGTGATGCATTGTTAACGCCACCGGCCTGGCAGGATGGCGGCAGTATGCAGCATATTTTAGGTACCGATGATGTAGGCAGAGATATTCTTTCCCGTCTGATGTACGGTACCCGTTTATCACTGCTGGTTGGTTGTTTAGTGGTGAGTTTATCGCTGATCCTTGGGGTGATTCTGGGGGTTATTGCCGGTTATCTGGGTGGCATTATCGATATCGCGATTATGCGTGTAGCAGACATTATGCTGGCTCTGCCCAGCTTACTGTTAGCCTTGGTGCTGGTGGCGATTTTTGGCCCTTCGATTGTTAACGCCTCGCTGGCCCTGACGTTTGTATCATTGCCGCACTATGTGCGTTTAACTCGGGCAGCGGTGTTGTCTGAAGTGAATCGCGACTACGTCACGGCGTCTCGCGTGGCGGGCGCAGGCCCAATGCGCCAGATGTTTATCAATATTCTGCCAAACTGTCTGGCGCCGCTGATCGTTCAGGCATCACTGGGCTTTTCGAACGCCATTTTAGATATGGCGGCATTGGGTTTCCTGGGAATGGGGGCACAGCCACCAACGCCCGAGTGGGGAACCATGCTTTCTTCCGTATTACAGTTTGCTCAAAGTGCCTGGTGGGTGGTGACATTCCCGGGACTGGCCATTCTGTTTACCGTACTGGCCTTTAACTTAATGGGGGACGGCCTACGTGATGCGCTCGACCCTAAACTTAAGCAGTAAGCGGGGGAAGAAATGGCACTATTAGATATTGATCGACTATCGGTTCATTTCGGTGACGACAGTACCCCGTTTCGGGCGGTTGACCGGGTGAGTTACAGCGTCGAGAAAGGGGAAGTGGTTGGGATTGTAGGAGAATCCGGTTCGGGTAAGTCGGTCAGCTCGCTGGCCATTATGGGACTGATTGATTTTCCTGGCAAAGTCATGGCTAACAGCCTGCATTTTGACGGTCGGGATTTGCGAACTATCTCTGAAAAAGAGCGCCGTCAGATTGTAGGTGATGAAATCGCTATGATTTTTCAGGACCCAATGACTAGCCTCAATCCATGCTATACCGTGGGTTATCAGATTATGGAAGCGTTGAAGATTCATCAGGGCGGCAACCGAAAAACGCGCCGCCAGCGCGCCATTGACTTGTTGACTCAGGTTGGCATTCCGGCTCCGGAGTCCCGTCTGGATAACTATCCTCACCAGCTATCGGGTGGTATGAGCCAAAGGGTGATGATAGCAATGGCTATCGCCTGTCGCCCTCAGTTATTGATTGCCGATGAGCCAACAACAGCGCTGGATGTGACCATTCAGGCGCAAATTATCGAATTACTGTTGGAACTACAGCGTCGCGAAAATATGGCGCTGATTCTGATCACTCACGATTTAGCGTTGGTGGCTGAAGCCGCACAGTACATTATCGTGATGTATGCCGGTCAGGTAATGGAAAGCGGTAAGGCGGAAGAGATTTTCCGTACCCCACGCCATCCTTATACACAGGCGTTGTTACGCGCATTGCCTGAGTTTTCCAGTGAGAAAGAGCGTTTAAACTCGTTGCCAGGGGTAGTTCCCGGTAAATACGATCGACCTAAAGGCTGTTTATTAAGCCCTCGTTGCCCTTATGCCACCGATTTCTGCCGCCAGCAGGAGCCGGAACTTAAAGGGGAAGCCAGAAGACAGGTGAAATGCCATACGCCGCTTGACGATCAGGGGAGGCCAACGCTATGAGTCAGGAATATCCATTATTACAGGCTATTGGTCTGAAGAAGTATTATTCAGTTAAAAATGGGCTGTTCTCTGCTCAACAACAGGTGAAGTCTCTGGATGGGGTTTCCTTTACTCTGGAGCGGGGAAAAACGCTGGCGGTGGTTGGTGAGTCCGGCTGCGGTAAATCAACGCTGGGTCGTATGTTAACCATGATTGAAGTACCCACAGAAGGTGAACTCTACTATCAGGGGCAGGATCTGCTGAAACACGATCCGGCGGCACAAAAACTGCGTCGTCAGAAAATTCAGATTGTATTCCAAAACCCTTATGGTTCGCTGAATCCACGCAAGAAGATAGGTGAGATACTGGAAGAGCCGCTGCGGATTAATACCTCATTATCTAAAGCGGAACGGCGCGAAAAGGCACTGGCAATTATGGCTAAAGTCGGGCTGAGAACCGAGCACTATGAGCGTTATCCGCACATGTTCTCCGGTGGCCAGCGTCAGCGTATCGCTATTGCTCGCGGATTGATGCTTAATCCGGATATTGTTGTGGCGGACGAACCGGTATCGGCGCTGGACGTTTCCGTTCGGGCACAGGTACTGAATCTGATGATGGATTTACAGCAGGAAATGGGGCTCTCCTATGTCTTTATTTCCCATGATCTATCGGTCGTGGAACATATTGCCGATGATGTGATGGTGATGTACTTGGGGCGTTGTGTAGAGCAGGGCACCAAAGACCAGATTTTTAATAATCCGCGTCATCCTTATACTCAGGCATTACTCTCTGCCACTCCGCGTTTAAATCCGGATGTACGCCGTGAAAGAATCAAGCTAACCGGTGAACTACCCAGTCCGTTAAATCCACCTCAAGGTTGTGCCTTTAACGCTCGTTGCCAGCGCGCCTTTGATACCTGTTTTGACATTAAACCGGCATTGAAGAACTATGACGGGCAGCTAATCGCCTGTTTTGCCGTGGAGCAGGATGAGGAAAATAAGGTTTGTAGCCTTGAAAAAGCGGTATAGCGCGTTGAGATAACAATATATTAGAAGATAGATATGAAAAGGCCTCGCATTAGCGAGGCCTTATATTTGCTGCAAACAGATGAGATCAATAGTCGTTAAAATACCAATAACCGCTATTCACCAGATGCGCCAGCACCGCAACAAACGCCGGATCTTCCAGTGCATCACCCAACTCTTTCTGGCTGATTAATGGATAACGGCATAGTGCATCCGCGGCTTCAAGGTGCGGAGTATCAATAAGCTCACCGTTAGCGAAGCAAAGGTCACCAACGCGCAGCACTCGCAGACCGCTCAGGCGAATCAGACTCTCTCCCTGTACTAATGAATCATAAATTTCATCAGAACGGTATGCAGGTTCAGCTGGTGCAATATCCAGCTCATGGCGTGACGTTGTCACGAAACGACCAAACCATTGGTTGAAATCTTCTGGTTGATTAATCAGATTAATCATCATGCCGCGCAGGCGTTCCAGTTCATACTCTTCAACTAATGCCGGGTGTTCTCTCAGCTTCAGATCCGGATCGCTGTAGTGCTCACCACCTAAATCATGTTCCAGCACATAATCGGCGAAATTGCTGATAAGATCGCGAGTATTAGGCCCACGATAGCCAACGGAATAGTTCAGTGCCGTTTCGTGAGTGAAACCATCGTGTGGAAATCCTGGTGGAATATACAGAATATCGCCCGGCGCTAAATCTTCATCAATGATGGGATCAAAAGGCTCTACATGAAGTAAGGCTGGATGCGGGCAGTATTGCTTTAACGGCTTTTTATCCCCCACGCGCCAACGGCGGCTGCCCATACCCTGAATAATAAATACATCATACTGGTCGATATGTGGGCCTACACCACCGCCAGGAACAGAGAAAGAGATCATCAAATCGTCAAGACGCCAGTCAGGCAGCTTACGGAAAGGACGCACTAAAGCCGCAGAAGGTGCATGCCAGTGGTTAACCGCCTGTACCAATAATGACCAGCCTTTTTCTCCCAGGTGATCATAGCTTTCAAAAGGACCATTACTGGCCTGCCAGTGACCATTTGGCTGACTCACCAAACGGCTGTCAACTTCGCTCTCCATAGCCAATCCTGCTAACTCATCCGGCGAGATTGGATCAATAAAGTTTTTGATAACGTTCTTCAATACCACCGGACGCTTCTGCCAGTAGCGGTTTAAGAAGTCATCCCAGTCTAAATCAAGTTGATAATCCATCGTTTCAGTTACCATTCAGCAGGAAATTGGCGTGATTATATCGAAGGTTGCTGAAGAATACCGGACTGGATTCGCAGTTTTTTCTATTTCTGATTGATAACTGATTTTTCAGATAAAAATTAAGCAGGGTAAAGACCAAAAGAGAATCAATAAAGTGCTCTGGTTGGGTAGAAGGA from the Limnobaculum zhutongyuii genome contains:
- the dppB gene encoding dipeptide ABC transporter permease DppB, which gives rise to MLQFILRRFGLIIPTFIGITLLSFAFIHVIPGDPVMIMAGERGISAERHAQMMAQLGLDKPLYEQYINYVVNLLHGDLGVSINTKIPIWDEFVPRFMATFELGFCAMLFAIAVGIPVGVLAAVKRGSIFDHVSVSLALTGYSMPIFWWGMMLIMLVSVHFNLTPVSGRISDFIFLDDSKPLTGLMLVDTLLYGEHGDFWDAVHHIILPALVLGTIPLAVIVRMTRSSMLEVLGEDYIRTARAKGLSRIRVIVVHALRNALLPVITIIGLQIGTLLAGAILTETIFSWPGLGRWLIDGLQRRDYPVVQGGVLLIAIMIILVNLLVDILYGVVNPRIRHRK
- the dppC gene encoding dipeptide ABC transporter permease DppC — protein: MSEVTVSAPKPMTPLQEFWHYFRRNKGAVVGMIYIIIMLIIAVGAQWLAPYSPAEQFRDALLTPPAWQDGGSMQHILGTDDVGRDILSRLMYGTRLSLLVGCLVVSLSLILGVILGVIAGYLGGIIDIAIMRVADIMLALPSLLLALVLVAIFGPSIVNASLALTFVSLPHYVRLTRAAVLSEVNRDYVTASRVAGAGPMRQMFINILPNCLAPLIVQASLGFSNAILDMAALGFLGMGAQPPTPEWGTMLSSVLQFAQSAWWVVTFPGLAILFTVLAFNLMGDGLRDALDPKLKQ
- the dppD gene encoding dipeptide ABC transporter ATP-binding protein, with the protein product MALLDIDRLSVHFGDDSTPFRAVDRVSYSVEKGEVVGIVGESGSGKSVSSLAIMGLIDFPGKVMANSLHFDGRDLRTISEKERRQIVGDEIAMIFQDPMTSLNPCYTVGYQIMEALKIHQGGNRKTRRQRAIDLLTQVGIPAPESRLDNYPHQLSGGMSQRVMIAMAIACRPQLLIADEPTTALDVTIQAQIIELLLELQRRENMALILITHDLALVAEAAQYIIVMYAGQVMESGKAEEIFRTPRHPYTQALLRALPEFSSEKERLNSLPGVVPGKYDRPKGCLLSPRCPYATDFCRQQEPELKGEARRQVKCHTPLDDQGRPTL
- the dppF gene encoding dipeptide ABC transporter ATP-binding subunit DppF; its protein translation is MSQEYPLLQAIGLKKYYSVKNGLFSAQQQVKSLDGVSFTLERGKTLAVVGESGCGKSTLGRMLTMIEVPTEGELYYQGQDLLKHDPAAQKLRRQKIQIVFQNPYGSLNPRKKIGEILEEPLRINTSLSKAERREKALAIMAKVGLRTEHYERYPHMFSGGQRQRIAIARGLMLNPDIVVADEPVSALDVSVRAQVLNLMMDLQQEMGLSYVFISHDLSVVEHIADDVMVMYLGRCVEQGTKDQIFNNPRHPYTQALLSATPRLNPDVRRERIKLTGELPSPLNPPQGCAFNARCQRAFDTCFDIKPALKNYDGQLIACFAVEQDEENKVCSLEKAV
- a CDS encoding ribosomal protein uL16 3-hydroxylase, with amino-acid sequence MDYQLDLDWDDFLNRYWQKRPVVLKNVIKNFIDPISPDELAGLAMESEVDSRLVSQPNGHWQASNGPFESYDHLGEKGWSLLVQAVNHWHAPSAALVRPFRKLPDWRLDDLMISFSVPGGGVGPHIDQYDVFIIQGMGSRRWRVGDKKPLKQYCPHPALLHVEPFDPIIDEDLAPGDILYIPPGFPHDGFTHETALNYSVGYRGPNTRDLISNFADYVLEHDLGGEHYSDPDLKLREHPALVEEYELERLRGMMINLINQPEDFNQWFGRFVTTSRHELDIAPAEPAYRSDEIYDSLVQGESLIRLSGLRVLRVGDLCFANGELIDTPHLEAADALCRYPLISQKELGDALEDPAFVAVLAHLVNSGYWYFNDY